The window TTCTTGCCTTATTTATCCGGTGAGCGTACCCCACATAATAACCCTAATGCTAAAGGGGTGTTCTTTGGTATGACTCACTCAACCACGAAATTTGAGCTTGCCCTCGCGGTATTAGAAGGGGTGGGCTTTGCCTTTGCTGATGGTTTTGATGCATTGCATGTGACTAAAAACGTACCTGATGAAGTGTCTTTGATCGGTGGTGGAGCACGCAGTGAGTATTGGCGTCAAATGTTAGCGGATATTGTGGGCTTACCTTTGGTATATAGAAAAGGAGGTGATGTTGGCCCCGCGCTAGGTGCAGCACGTTTAGCCATGCTTAGCCAAAGTAAAGGTGCAATGATTTCAGATGTGTGTCCTGTACCAGAGGTTGTACAACGACATGAACCAGATAAAGATAACCAAGCTCGCTATCAAGCTAAACGAGATGTGTTTCAGGCGCTCTATCAGCAATTGAATGGACTCTTTTAGAGAGCCGAGGGTTTTCGTTTTACGATTAAGCCGTTCACAGCGAACGGTTTAATCGTGGTTTATGTTCAATTAACACACATAATTGATGTAATTTCTCTTTGCCTGAGTATACTAGCGAACGCTTGTACGCTGAGGAGAGCTCCATGATATTTTTATTGCGCATTGTAGCCATCGCAATTTTTGCCGTTTTCATGTTTGTATTTGGTTGTGGTTACTGTTTGTTTAGCCCGCGAAACCCTAAACATGTGTATACGTTAGGTCGTTTATTTAGCAAGATGACACGTGTATTGGGGGTCAAACTCGAAGTTCGCCATGCTGCCGGTGTCAATGCTTCGGGAGCGAAAGTGTATGTTGCTAATCATCAAAATAGTTATGATTTGTTTACCGTTTCAGGTGCAATCATGCCTAAGACTGTGACGGTCGGTAAAAAAAGCTTGGTGTGGATGCCGCTATTTGGTCAATTTTATTGGCTAACAGGTAACATTTTGATTGACCGTACTAACCGTAGCAAAGCAGCGGGCACAATTGGTCAAATAGTCAGTAAAATTAAAAAACAAAAAGTGTCTGTCTGGATGTTTCCTGAGGGAACTCGTTCTCGAGGTCGTGGTTTATTACCCTTTAAGACTGGTGCCTTCCACGCGGCAATTGGTGCAGAAGTACCCGTTGTACCTATTGTGTGTAGCTCAACAGATAAGATCAAATTAAACCGTTGGAATAACGGTGTTGTGATTGTTGAAATTATGCCACCTGTATCGACGGAAGGGCTAGCAAGAGAAGATGTGCGTGAGCTATCAACAACATGCCGCGACATGATGAAAGACAAGCTAATAGAGCTTGATGCAGAAGTCGCGACACGCGCAGGAAAGTAAAAGGTTCATCTAGCAGGGCTTGTAGAACAACTAGGTTATAAATGAGTGCCTTGAGGTAACTTGGGGATAGATATTGACCAAAAATGGAAAAGTGCCACTATTTAATAAGGACATGCTGATGAGTATCCGCATGTCCTTTTTGTTTTTAATGTGTAGAAGATAGAATTCATGATAATTGAAGAACAGGTTGTATTGGTCGATCAGCAGGGACGAGCACTAGGTTTGCAGGAAAAAATGCAAGCTCACCGTGATGGAGCTTTGCATTTGGCTTTTTCTGTTTTGTTGTATCGTGAGACGACGCAGGGCATAGAATTTCTCATGCAGCAGCGAGCCTTGGGTAAGTATCACAGTGGCGGTTTGTGGACCAACACATGTTGCTCTCACCCTAGGCAAGGTGAAACGTTAGAGCAAGCAGGTTTGCGTCGTTTAACCGAAGAGATGGGCATTGTCGGCTTAGAGTCATTGGATGATATTGCAAGCTTTGTTTATCGTGCAGAACTTGATAATCAATTAATCGAGCACGAGTGGGATCATGTATTGATCGCCAACGGGACTGAATTAGCGATCATTCCTAATTCTGAAGAAGTGAAGTCTTATCGCTGGTGGTCTAAAGCAGATCTTGAGTTAGGGCTAGCTGATACCCCTGAACTATTTACGGCTTGGTTTCCCCAAGTATTACAGTATGTAATTAATGAGCTATCAAGCCAGTAATGCCAGTAGTATTAAGCGAAGAAAGTATCTAACCATCGATTCATTCTATACCCAAGTCACTTCAAGATGCAGGATTCAGAGTGATACCAGCGTATTTAATTCAAGGAAAATGTGTGTAGGAATGGCATTCCCTTTCAAGCTCATTTGACACAGAAGTAGATACGCTGAATCACTCCCGAAGGGCGAGTTTTGTTGGGCTCTATGCGGTGTTACTTATTTCCAACGTAGAACGACTAGGTCTATAAATAAGTGCCTTGCCTAGAGCCCAACAAATTCTCGCTGAAATGAGTATCTTGAAGTGACTTGGGTATATTAGAATGGAAAACCAATAAAAGCTGCCAAAGGCAGCTTTTATTGGTTTCATAAATCAAGATTCAAGCGAATTACTTACGAACGGCAATTGCTTCAATTTCAATTTTTACATCTTTTGGTAAACGAGCAACTTCAACACATGAACGTG is drawn from Photobacterium profundum SS9 and contains these coding sequences:
- a CDS encoding 1-acylglycerol-3-phosphate O-acyltransferase, which codes for MIFLLRIVAIAIFAVFMFVFGCGYCLFSPRNPKHVYTLGRLFSKMTRVLGVKLEVRHAAGVNASGAKVYVANHQNSYDLFTVSGAIMPKTVTVGKKSLVWMPLFGQFYWLTGNILIDRTNRSKAAGTIGQIVSKIKKQKVSVWMFPEGTRSRGRGLLPFKTGAFHAAIGAEVPVVPIVCSSTDKIKLNRWNNGVVIVEIMPPVSTEGLAREDVRELSTTCRDMMKDKLIELDAEVATRAGK
- the idi gene encoding isopentenyl-diphosphate Delta-isomerase, with amino-acid sequence MIIEEQVVLVDQQGRALGLQEKMQAHRDGALHLAFSVLLYRETTQGIEFLMQQRALGKYHSGGLWTNTCCSHPRQGETLEQAGLRRLTEEMGIVGLESLDDIASFVYRAELDNQLIEHEWDHVLIANGTELAIIPNSEEVKSYRWWSKADLELGLADTPELFTAWFPQVLQYVINELSSQ